One genomic segment of Pseudonocardia sp. T1-2H includes these proteins:
- the mftF gene encoding mycofactocin biosynthesis glycosyltransferase MftF (Members of this protein family, MftF, are glycosyltransferases, members of PF00535 (glycosyl transferase family 2). The encoding gene is found as part of the mycofactocin cassette, in Mycobacterium tuberculosis, many other Actinobacteria, and occasional members of other lineages. Mycofactocin itself, a putative redox carrier, is a heavily modified derivative of the C-terminal Val-Tyr dipeptide of the mycofactocin precursor MftA (TIGR03969).), whose product MSTGPAATRLPDGFRVALDRRVRRLPGADGGAALLGGAPPRLVHLRPAARAALGAAQTLTARDPVSTALARTLLDAGLAHPTLPQPGAPDVGDVTVVVPVKDRPLGRLLAALPAGLGGLIVVDDGSADPEFLAHEVHAAGGEVVRHGRSKGPAAARNAGLAAATTPLVAFLDSDVVPLDGWLAPLLAHLGDPAVALVAPRIVALPPHRGVLGRYEAVRSSLDLGPDPALVVPRSRVAYVPSAALLVRKEALGAGFDERMHVAEDVDLVLRLHAAGWRLRYEPSSEVAHEHRSDPSAWWLRKAYYGTGAAPLALRHPGSVPPMVLSPWSAVVCALLLLQRRWAYAGAAAVTAVATERLSRKLGRLRDPRTSAARLTGLGLAGAVLQLASGLTRHFWPVAALAVPFSARARRAVLVAALAEGVGDWWAHRDRDAAVRPGLLGHVVAHRLDDLAYGSGLWWGALRARTAAPLLPTGPAARRASPPPGVTRPLVGDGAVRQA is encoded by the coding sequence GTGAGTACCGGTCCCGCGGCGACGCGGCTCCCCGACGGCTTCCGGGTCGCGCTGGACCGTCGTGTCCGCCGGCTCCCCGGCGCGGACGGCGGCGCGGCGCTCCTCGGCGGCGCCCCGCCGCGCCTGGTGCACCTGCGTCCCGCGGCCCGCGCGGCCCTCGGCGCCGCGCAGACCCTCACCGCCCGGGACCCCGTCTCCACGGCCCTGGCCCGGACCCTGCTCGACGCCGGGCTCGCCCACCCGACCCTGCCGCAGCCCGGTGCCCCGGACGTCGGGGACGTGACGGTCGTCGTCCCGGTCAAGGACCGGCCGCTCGGCCGCCTCCTCGCCGCGCTGCCCGCGGGCCTCGGCGGCCTGATCGTGGTCGACGACGGCAGCGCGGACCCCGAGTTCCTCGCGCACGAGGTGCACGCCGCCGGCGGCGAGGTCGTCCGGCACGGGCGCTCGAAGGGGCCCGCCGCCGCCCGCAACGCCGGACTCGCCGCGGCCACGACCCCGCTGGTCGCGTTCCTGGACTCCGACGTCGTCCCGCTCGACGGCTGGCTCGCGCCGCTGCTCGCGCACCTCGGGGACCCGGCGGTCGCGCTCGTCGCGCCGCGGATCGTCGCCCTCCCGCCGCACCGGGGCGTCCTGGGCCGCTACGAGGCCGTCCGTTCCTCGCTGGACCTCGGCCCGGACCCCGCGCTCGTCGTCCCGCGCTCCCGGGTCGCGTACGTCCCGAGCGCCGCACTGCTCGTGCGCAAGGAGGCGCTGGGGGCCGGCTTCGACGAGCGGATGCACGTCGCCGAGGACGTCGACCTGGTCTTGCGCCTGCACGCCGCGGGCTGGCGGCTGCGGTACGAGCCGTCGTCGGAGGTGGCGCACGAGCACCGCAGCGATCCGAGCGCGTGGTGGCTGCGGAAGGCCTACTACGGCACCGGCGCGGCGCCGCTCGCGCTGCGCCATCCCGGTTCGGTGCCGCCGATGGTGCTCTCGCCGTGGTCCGCGGTGGTGTGCGCGCTGCTCCTGCTGCAGCGCCGCTGGGCGTACGCGGGCGCGGCCGCCGTCACCGCCGTCGCGACGGAACGGCTGTCCCGCAAGCTGGGCCGGCTGCGGGATCCCCGGACGTCCGCGGCGCGGCTGACGGGTCTCGGGCTCGCCGGCGCGGTCCTGCAGCTCGCGTCCGGGCTCACCCGGCACTTCTGGCCCGTCGCGGCGCTCGCGGTCCCGTTCTCGGCGCGTGCCCGGCGGGCGGTGCTCGTCGCGGCGCTCGCCGAGGGCGTCGGGGACTGGTGGGCCCATCGGGACCGGGATGCCGCCGTCCGTCCCGGCCTGCTGGGGCACGTGGTGGCCCACCGGTTGGACGATCTGGCGTACGGAAGCGGGCTCTGGTGGGGGGCCCTGCGTGCCCGGACGGCCGCTCCGTTGCTGCCGACGGGGCCCGCCGCGCGCCGCGCAAGCCCGCCGCCGGGTGTCACGAGACCTCTGGTGGGGGACGGTGCCGTCCGACAGGCTTAG
- the mftE gene encoding mycofactocin biosynthesis peptidyl-dipeptidase MftE: MADIADLTWTDVRDGPARTLVVPVGSVEQHGPHLPLFTDVAIAEAVARRVVGDDPTLVVAPAVPYGAAGEHEGFPGTVSIGHEALRLLLVELGRSACRWASRLVFVNGHGGNVGSLVEAVTLLRYEGRDAAWVPCMAPGVSGDAHAGRTETSLMLALSPGTVREDAAAPGATEPLRELLPRMRACGVAAVSPNGILGDPTGAGADEGHALLTAITTAVAAAIHTWAPDEKTARLPF, translated from the coding sequence ATGGCCGACATCGCTGACCTGACCTGGACCGACGTCCGCGACGGACCGGCGCGGACGCTCGTCGTGCCCGTCGGGTCGGTGGAGCAGCACGGGCCGCACCTGCCGCTCTTCACAGATGTCGCGATCGCCGAGGCGGTGGCGCGCCGGGTGGTCGGGGACGATCCCACGCTGGTCGTGGCGCCCGCCGTCCCGTACGGCGCGGCGGGCGAGCACGAGGGGTTCCCCGGCACTGTGTCGATCGGGCACGAGGCGCTGCGGCTGCTGCTCGTCGAGCTCGGGCGGTCGGCGTGCCGGTGGGCGTCGCGGCTGGTGTTCGTCAACGGGCACGGCGGCAACGTGGGGTCGCTCGTCGAGGCGGTGACGCTGCTGCGCTACGAGGGCCGCGACGCCGCCTGGGTCCCGTGCATGGCGCCGGGGGTCTCCGGCGACGCCCACGCCGGGCGGACCGAGACCTCCCTGATGCTCGCCCTGAGCCCGGGGACCGTCCGGGAGGACGCCGCGGCCCCAGGCGCCACCGAGCCGCTCCGGGAGCTGCTGCCCCGGATGCGGGCTTGCGGCGTGGCCGCGGTCAGCCCGAACGGCATCCTCGGCGACCCGACGGGCGCCGGCGCGGACGAGGGGCACGCCCTCCTGACCGCGATCACCACCGCCGTGGCGGCCGCGATCCACACCTGGGCCCCGGACGAGAAGACCGCCCGCCTCCCGTTCTGA
- a CDS encoding (2Fe-2S)-binding protein: protein MAQVRVTVDGVNYADDVEPRMLLVQYLRERLGKTGTLIGCDTSNCGACTVSLNGQSVKSCSVLAVQADGTEVTTIEGLARDGQLHPVQSAFNECHGLQCGYCTPGMIMAAVDLLGDNPDPDEHEVREGIEGNLCRCTGYQNIVRSVQRAAQLMKPGASVPTEAPAPVAGGN from the coding sequence ATGGCACAGGTCCGGGTCACCGTCGACGGCGTGAACTACGCCGACGACGTCGAGCCCCGCATGCTGCTGGTGCAGTACCTGAGGGAGCGGCTGGGCAAGACCGGCACCCTCATCGGCTGTGACACGAGCAACTGCGGTGCCTGCACCGTCAGTCTGAACGGGCAGAGCGTGAAGTCCTGCTCCGTCCTGGCCGTCCAGGCCGACGGCACCGAGGTCACCACCATCGAGGGGCTCGCGCGCGACGGCCAGCTGCACCCCGTGCAGAGCGCCTTCAACGAGTGCCACGGCCTGCAGTGCGGCTACTGCACGCCCGGCATGATCATGGCCGCCGTCGACCTGCTCGGGGACAACCCCGACCCCGACGAGCACGAGGTGCGCGAGGGCATCGAGGGCAACCTCTGCCGCTGCACCGGCTACCAGAACATCGTCCGCTCGGTGCAGCGCGCCGCGCAGCTCATGAAGCCGGGCGCCTCCGTCCCGACCGAGGCGCCGGCCCCCGTCGCGGGAGGCAACTGA
- a CDS encoding alkaline phosphatase family protein encodes MSASSDVAGPVLPRYGERSLAEVLPALAHAIGVPGIGAVPDLGLPPVRAAGLLLVDGLGAELLAAHPADAPFLTSLATADPLTVGFPSSTSISLASLGTGLPPGGHGMVGISFRAAGEALLDSLKWSSYGEPDPVDLREFLPPEHVQPWPTILQRAAAEGVHVTSVSPAEFRGSGLTRAALRGGIYHGVHALGDLAAGVIESLAGPGQRLCYAYHAHLDSLGHLHGPGTLPWRLQLRQVDRLVETIVEHLPPDALLAITGDHGMVRLTRHYDADVLGGLQHGVRLLGGDPRSRHVYTEPGAEADVLATWRGVLGDDAWVVTRDEAVAAGWFGALGDYVAPRIGDVVVAMRGTAGVTRTAAEPTISTLPGQHGSLSPAEQLVPFLVAHPG; translated from the coding sequence GTGTCCGCGTCGTCTGATGTAGCGGGTCCGGTGCTCCCCCGGTACGGCGAGCGCTCGCTCGCGGAGGTGCTGCCCGCCCTCGCCCACGCGATCGGCGTGCCCGGGATCGGGGCGGTGCCCGACCTCGGGCTGCCGCCCGTGCGCGCTGCCGGGCTCCTGCTCGTCGACGGGCTGGGGGCGGAGCTGCTCGCGGCGCATCCCGCCGACGCGCCGTTCCTGACCTCCCTCGCGACGGCGGATCCGCTGACCGTCGGCTTCCCGTCGAGCACGTCGATCAGCCTGGCGTCGCTGGGGACGGGCCTGCCGCCGGGCGGCCACGGGATGGTCGGGATCAGCTTCCGGGCCGCGGGGGAGGCGCTGCTGGACTCGCTGAAGTGGAGCTCCTACGGCGAGCCGGATCCCGTCGACCTGCGGGAGTTCCTGCCGCCCGAGCACGTCCAGCCGTGGCCGACGATCCTGCAGCGCGCCGCGGCCGAGGGCGTCCACGTGACGTCGGTGTCCCCCGCCGAGTTCCGCGGGTCCGGCCTGACCCGGGCCGCGCTGCGCGGCGGGATCTACCACGGCGTCCACGCGCTGGGCGATCTCGCGGCGGGCGTGATCGAGTCCCTGGCCGGGCCCGGACAGCGGCTCTGCTACGCCTACCACGCGCATCTCGACTCGCTCGGCCACCTGCACGGCCCGGGCACGCTGCCGTGGCGGCTGCAGCTCCGGCAGGTCGACCGGCTCGTCGAGACGATCGTCGAGCACCTCCCGCCGGACGCGCTGCTCGCGATCACCGGGGACCACGGGATGGTCCGGCTCACCCGGCACTACGACGCGGACGTGCTCGGCGGGCTACAGCACGGCGTCCGCCTGCTGGGTGGCGACCCGCGCAGCCGGCACGTCTACACCGAGCCCGGCGCCGAGGCGGACGTCCTCGCCACCTGGCGCGGCGTCCTCGGCGACGACGCGTGGGTCGTCACCCGGGACGAGGCCGTCGCCGCGGGCTGGTTCGGCGCGCTGGGTGATTACGTCGCCCCGCGGATCGGGGACGTGGTCGTCGCGATGCGGGGCACGGCGGGCGTGACCCGCACGGCCGCGGAGCCGACGATCTCCACCCTCCCGGGCCAGCACGGCTCCCTCAGCCCCGCCGAACAGCTCGTCCCCTTCCTCGTCGCTCACCCCGGCTGA